Proteins from one Haemorhous mexicanus isolate bHaeMex1 chromosome 34, bHaeMex1.pri, whole genome shotgun sequence genomic window:
- the LOC132340886 gene encoding LOW QUALITY PROTEIN: calmodulin-regulated spectrin-associated protein 3-like (The sequence of the model RefSeq protein was modified relative to this genomic sequence to represent the inferred CDS: inserted 1 base in 1 codon; deleted 1 base in 1 codon): MVAAPPAAAAAMRRGFLVPEIRPLDQYDGARARSAASLAWAIATGYGGAGNVPEELRDPFYTDQYAQEHLKPPVERLLLAADIYCRAWSHALATPPGATPRPEPPPQDLGALLALLAGRGIPPTLQGVPVRAQDLQQRPIRMGAHLALIDSLMAAFVTEATRNLGTPPGAPPGPQAWEPKILAWLETVNRKLQESSEKEGGGTAPNLGVPESSTAAPGCSHKCPTRWYWKLVPHAIAFCLKESGNKPPVIRYRKDKGAPPAPPPFPPVRGLQDLASGGVLAAAIHFYCPQSLRLEEIRLGAPLALPDRLHNLGLVRDFGARHLRTRCPLAVEDLLYMAPALKLNVGAFLAELFLCFEVLRPPFVTPRQLGGGSESPAAGDAPNPKSRILPWLQLPTPPCWQGGGNPQGSCPTPPSLPHGDAFGKGWSKRPLSHPLSQAVSFSIPFGLDSDVDIVMGNPVGVPAGTLARSASSDSLAPPRRPPRATPATPPGVPNGVPEPPEPPSIEEALQIIHSSERLLPDGAPDAFFLHSPDPPPPQNPLGTPQNPPGTPQNPPQNPPGTPQNPPQNPPRPMTSFAERKRNWKKPPVPPLPILLGVSASIWGGSPXTPGGPPESGGGLSAEMSQLGARLEEKRRAIEAQKKRIEAIFAKHRQRLGQNALQRLRQDEEGASPAPPEEELSLGAPQKPPQAPPGQYEAAVARLSAALSSLQLDMQRLTQQQERLLLEQRPHGAPQAWVIPLPKSSKTPSAPPKNTPGSPAPTGGSNNNNAGNSTPAPAAGGGGGGGGTAASVAISTGGIATGGARKPPPRSPRRPRPAELRLPPLTRVLTPPHDVDTLPHLRRFSPSQVPVQTRSSLRFADGQEQQGEQEETRSSLRFADGQEQQEEQEEEGEQRSRRSRRRRLRERRARACASRPTPPPRPPRAFSQWRSEPAPARPMRCERRDARAAVRAPPTAGAANGNAARCPPTVRGRRVEEEATPTRCAVANGRRARPIFPGPQPD; encoded by the exons ATGGTGGCGGCCCctccggccgccgccgccgccatgcgCCGGGGGTTCCTGGTGCCCGAGATCCGCCCGCTGGACCAGTACGACGGGGCCCGGGCTCGCAGCGCcgccagcctggcctgggccATCGCCACCGGCTACGGCGGCGCCG ggaACGTCCCCGAGGAGCTGCGGGACCCTTTCTACACCGACCAGTACGCGCAGGAGCACCTGAAGCCGCCGGTCGAGCGCCTCCTGCTGGCCGCCGACATCTactgcagggcctggagccaCGCCCTGGCCACGCCCCCCGGGGCCACGCCCCGccccgagccccctccccaggatttgggggcgCTGCTGGCGCTGCTGGCGGGGAGGGGGATCCCCCCCACCCTGCAGGGGGTCCCGGTGCGAGCCCAGGACCTGCAGCAGAGACCCATCCGGATG GGCGCCCACCTGGCTCTGATCGATTCCCTCATGGCCGCCTTCGTCACCGAGGCCACCCGaaatttggggacccccccgggagcccccccgggaccccaagCCTGGGAACCCAAAATTTTGGCTTGGTTGGAGACG gTGAACCggaagctgcaggagagcagcgAGAAGGAGGGGGGGGGGACGGCCCCGAATTTGGGGGTCCCCGAGAGCTCCACGGCCGCCCCGGGGTGCAGCcacaag TGTCCCACCCGCTGGTACTGGAAGTTGGTGCCC CACGCCATCGCTTTCTGTTTGAAGGAATCGGGGAATAAACCTCCGGTG ATTCGGTACCGGAAGGACAAAGGAGCTCCTCCGGCgccccccccattcccacctgtgAGGGGTCTGCAGGATTTAGCCAGCGGGGGGGTCCTGGCGGCCGCCATCCACTTCTACTGCCCCCAATCCCTGCGCCTCGAAG AAATCCGCCTCGGGGCGCCGCTGGCGCTCCCGGACCGGCTGCACAATCTGGGGCTCGTGCGCGACTTCGGAGCGCGACACCTGCGCACGCGCTGCCCCCTGGCCGTGGAGGACCTGCTCTACATGGCGCCGGCCCTCAAG ttGAACGTGGGGGCCTTCCTGGCCGAGCTGTTCCTGTGCTTCGAGGTGCTGAGACCCCCCTTTGTCACCCCCCGGCAGCTGGGGGGGGGCTCAG aATCTCCAGCTGCTGGTGATGCCCCGAACCCCAAAAGCAG aatt ctcccctggctTCAACTTCCGACACCCCCCTGTTGGCAGGGGGGGGGCAACCCCCAG ggctcctgccccactcccccctccctcccccacgGCGACGCCTTcgggaagggctggagcaagagacccctcag ccaccCCTTGTCCCAAGCCGTGTCCTTCAGCATCCCCTTCGGCCTCGACAGCGACGTCGACATCGTCATGGGCAACCCCGTGGGGGTCCCCGCCGGGACCCTCGCCCGCTCCGCCAGCTCCGACAGCCTCgcccccccccgccgcccccccagggccacccctgccacccccccC GGTGTCCCCAACGGTGTccccgagccccccgagccccccagcATCGAGGAGGCGCTGCAGATCATCCACAGCTCCGAGCGCCTCCTCCCCGATGGAGCCCCCgatgcttttttccttcattccccAGATCCTCCCCCTCCTCAAAATCCTCTTGGGACCCCTCAAAATCCTCCCGGGACCCctcaaaatcctccccaaaatcctcccgggaccccccaaaatcctccccaaaatccaccccgtCCCATGACCAGTTTTGCCGAACGTAAAAGAAACTGGAAGAAGCCACCAGTGCCGCCCCTTCCAATCCTCCTGGGGGTCTCGGCGTcaatttggggggggtctc CCACTCCCGGGGGTCCCCCAGAATCGGGCGGGGGTCTCAGCGCTGAGATGTCGCAATTGGGAGCTCGTTTGGAGGAGAAACGCCGAGCCATCGAAGCTCAAAAAAAACGAATCGAGGCCATTTTCGCCAAGCACCGCCAGCGCCTGGGGCAAAACGCTTTACAACGCCTCCGCCAAGATGAGGAGGGGGCTTCTCCCGCCCCTCCCGAGGAGGAATTGAGTCTGGGGGCTCCTCAAAAACCACCTCAAGCCCCTCCCGGGCAATACGAAGCTGCCGTGGCCAGGCTGAGCGCGGCGCTGAGCTCGCTGCAGTTGGACATGCAACGTTTGACGCAGCAACAGGAGCggctcctgctggagcagagacccCACGGAGCCCCCCAAGCTTGGGtgatccccctccccaaatcctccaagaCCCCCTCGgcacccccaaaaaacaccccgGGCTCGCCAGCGCCCACCGGA GGAAGCAACAACAACAATGCGGGAAATTCGACACCAGCACCggcggcaggaggaggaggaggaggaggaggaaccgCTGCTTCTGTCGCGATATCAACGGGAGGAATCGCGACCGGAGGGGCTCGCAAGCCCCCTCCCCGCAGCCCGAGGAGACCCCGGCCCGCGGAGCTGCGGCTGCCGCCCCTGACGCGGGTGCTGACCCCTCCCCACGACGTGGACACGCTGCCTCACCTGCGGCGCTTCTCGCCCAGCCAGGTGCCCGTGCAGACCCGCAGCTCGCTGCGCTTCGCCGacggccaggagcagcagggggagcaggaggag ACCCGCAGCTCGCTGCGCTTCGCCGacggccaggagcagcaggaggagcaggaggaggag GGGGAACAAAGGAgccgccggagccgccgccgccgcctcagGGAGCGCCGGGCCCGCGCCTGCGCGTCCCGCCCCACGCCGCCGCCACGCCCACCGCGCGCGTTCAGCCAATGGCGCAGCGAGCCGGCGCCGGCGCGGCCAATGAGATGCGAGCGAAGGGACGCGCGCGCGGCGGTCAGAGCTCCgcccacagcaggagcagccaatGGGAACGCGGCGCGCTGCCCCCCTACAGTAAGAGGAAGGAGGGTGGAAGAGGAGGCCACGCCCACCCGCTGTGCGGTAGCCAATGGGAGGCGAGCTCGGCCGATTTTCCCCGGTCCCCAGCCCGACTGA